One Cuculus canorus isolate bCucCan1 chromosome 1, bCucCan1.pri, whole genome shotgun sequence DNA segment encodes these proteins:
- the ZBTB20 gene encoding zinc finger and BTB domain-containing protein 20, whose translation MTERIHSINLHNFSNSVLETLNEQRNRGHFCDVTVRIHGSMLRAHRCVLAAGSPFFQDKLLLGYSDIEIPSVVSVQSVQKLIDFMYSGVLRVSQSEALQILTAASILQIKTVIDECTRIVSQNVGEIYPVIQDSGQETPRGTPESGTSGQSTDTESGYLQSHSQHSVDRIYSALYACSMQNGSGERSFYSGAVVSHHETALGLPRDHHMEDPSWITRIHERSQQMERYLSTTPETTHCRKQPRPVRIQTLMGNIHIKQEMEDDYDYYGQQRVQILERNESEECTEDTDQAEGTESEPKGESFDSGVSSSIGTEPDSMEQQFMAGLGRDGQQEPSQADQNDVPADGTQPQQQQQHVDANSSSPERNNDVEMDSKVLTVNNSIEKGALQPSVNTTVAQPLPTTQIYLRQTETLTSNLRMPLTLTSNTQVIGTAGNTYLPALFTTQTAGSGPKPFLFSLPQPLAGQQTQFVTVSQPGLSTFTAQLPAPQPLAPSAGHSTAGGQGEKKPYECTLCNKTFTAKQNYVKHMFVHTGEKPHQCSICWRSFSLKDYLIKHMVTHTGVRAYQCSICNKRFTQKSSLNVHMRLHRGEKSYECYICKKKFSHKTLLERHVALHSATNGTPGATGTGTRAVPAGVVACTEGTTYVCSVCPAKFDQIEHFNDHMRMHVSDG comes from the exons ATGACAGAGCGCATTCATAGCATCAACCTTCACAACTTCAGCAATTCTGTGCTCGAGACCCTCAACGAGCAGCGCAACCGTGGCCACTTCTGTGACGTGACGGTCCGCATCCACGGGAGCATGCTACGCGCCCACCGTTGTGTGTTGGCGGCTGGCAGCCCCTTCTTTCAGGacaagctgctgctgggctACAGTGACATTGAGATTCCCTCAGTGGTGTCAGTCCAGTCTGTGCAAAAGCTCATTGACTTCATGTACAGCGGGGTGCTGCGAGTCTCACAGTCGGAGGCCCTCCAAATCCTCACAGCTGCCAGCATCCTACAGATTAAGACTGTGATTGATGAGTGCACAAGAATTGTCTCACAAAATGTGGGAGAGATCTATCCGGTGATTCAGGATTCTGGCCAGGAGACACCTAGGGGAACACCTGAATCAGGCACCTCGGGGCAGAGCACCGACACAGAGTCTGGCTACCTGCAGAGCCATTCGCAGCACAGTGTGGACAGGATCTATTCAGCCCTCTATGCCTGTTCCATGCAGAATGGCAGTGGGGAGCGCTCCTTTTACAGTGGAGCTGTGGTCAGCCACCATGAAACAGCCCTGGGGCTCCCGAGGGACCATCACATGGAAGACCCCAGCTGGATAACCCGAATCCATGAACGATCGCAGCAGATGGAGCGGTACCTTTCCACCACTCCAGAGACAACACACTGCCGCAAGCAACCACGCCCTGTCCGAATTCAAACCCTGATGGGAAACATCCATATTAAGCAGGAGATGGAGGACGACTATGACTACTACGGCCAACAGAGGGTGCAGATCCTTGAGCGCAATGAGTCTGAGGAATGCACTGAGGACACTGACCAAGCAGAAGGCACTGAGAGCGAGCCCAAAGGGGAGAGTTTTGACTCGGGAGTCAGTTCCTCCATTGGCACTGAGCCCGATTCCATGGAGCAGCAATTTATGGCTGGTCTGGGCCGGGATGGGCAGCAAGAACCTTCTCAAGCAGATCAAAATGACGTCCCTGCTGATGGCACTcagccgcagcagcagcagcagcatgtaGATGCCAATTCTTCCTCGCCAGAGAGAAATAATGACGTTGAAATGGACAGCAAAGTGCTCACAGTCAATAACAGCATCGAAAAGGGAGCTTTGCAGCCTTCTGTCAACACAACTGTTGCCCAACCATTGCCAACCACACAGATCTACTTACGCCAGACAGAAACCCTCACCAGCAATCTGAGGATGCCGCTGACTCTGACCAGCAACACTCAGGTCATTGGCACAGCTGGCAACACCTACCTGCCTGCCCTTTTCACCACACAGACTGCTGGCAGTGGCCCTAAGCCTTTTCTCTTCAGCCTGCCCCAGCCTTTAGCTGGCCAACAGACACAGTTTGTGACAGTGTCCCAGCCTGGCCTGTCAACATTTACTGCCCAgctgccagccccacagcccttGGCCCCATCTGCgggccacagcacagcaggtgGGCAAGGCGAAAAAAAGCCTTATGAGTGCACTCTCTGTAACAAGACTTTCACCGCCAAACAGAACTACGTCAAGCACATGTTTGTACACACAG GTGAGAAACCCCACCAATGCAGCATCTGTTGGCGCTCCTTCTCCTTAAAGGATTACCTAATCAAACACATGGTGACACACACTGGTGTAAGGGCGTACCAGTGCAGTATCTGTAACAAGCGCTTCACCCAGAAGAGCTCCCTTAATGTGCACATGCGCCTCCACCGTGGGGAGAAGTCCTATGAGTGCTACATCTGCAAGAAGAAGTTCTCCCACAAGACCCTGCTGGAGAGGCATGTGGCTCTGCACAGTGCTACCAACGGCACACCTGGAGCTACTGGCACTGGCACGAGGGCTGTTCCTGCCGGGGTGGTGGCCTGCACGGAGGGGACCACGTATGTCTGCTCTGTCTGTCCAGCTAAGTTTGACCAAATTGAGCATTTCAACGACCACATGAGGATGCATGTGTCAGACGGATAA